From the Vulpes lagopus strain Blue_001 chromosome 22, ASM1834538v1, whole genome shotgun sequence genome, one window contains:
- the SLC23A3 gene encoding solute carrier family 23 member 3 isoform X3 — translation MSRSPHHPIQLRSMDLQDALAPLPLSSSPLPSPLPPPQSAVQNPSSHLWASQCGPPPWGLSCLLALQHILVLASLLCASHLLLLQGLPPGELSSSPAQLLASSFFSCGVSTILQIWIGSRLPLVQAPSLEFLVPALVLTQKLPLAIQTPGNSSLVLRRCGGPGCPGLALWNTSLREVSGAVVVSGLLQGTLGLLGGPGHLFPHCGPLVLAPSLVVAGFSAHREVALFCSTHWGLALLTWAPARYPSAPGGQLQTLHPTLPFLSSGSSRYSWLRPPRHHGSGCLTQAGSRRVAHLAGLLCVGLGLSPRLAQLLTAIPLPVLGGVLGVTQAVVLSTGFSSFHLADIDSGRNVFIVGFSIFMALLLPRWLREAPVLMSTGWSPLDVLLRSLLTEPIFLAGLLGFLLENTIPGTRLERGLGQGMPSPFAAPKAQMPEKSREKGAKEYELPFPIQKLHPCIPQPLRCLCPLPEDPGNEEGGPSEPGETADLLPGFGEQCPESSRELGSQ, via the exons ATGAGCCGATCACCCCACCATCCTATCCAACTCCGATCCATGGACCTGCAGGATGCCCTGGCTCCTCTGCCGTTGTCGTCATCACCACTGCCATCACCGCTGCCGCCACCACAGTCTGCTGTTCAAAATCCCTCCTCTCACCTTTGGGCTTCTCAGTGTGGGCCTCCTCCCTGGGGCCTCAGCTGTCTTCTGGCTCTGCAG CATATCTTGGTCCTGGCTTCTCTGCTCTGTgcctcccacctgctcctgctTCAAGGACTCCCGCCAGGAGAgctctcttcctcccctgcccaGCTCTTGGCCTCCAGCTTCTTTTCCTGTGGTGTGTCTACCATCCTGCAAATTTGGATCGGCAGCAG GCTGCCTCTTGTCCAGGCTCCATCCTTAGAGTTCCTTGTCCCTGCTCTGGTGCTGACCCAGAAGCTACCTCTGGCCATCCAGACCCCTGGAAACt CCTCCCTTGTGCTGCGCCGGTGTGGGGGGCCTGGCTGCCCTGGCCTGGCGCTCTGGAACACTTCTCTCCGAGAG GTGTCCGGGGCTGTGGTGGTATCTGGGCTGCTGCAGGGCACGCTGGGGCTGTTGGGGGGTCCTGGCCACTTGTTCCCCCACTGTGGGCCCCTGGTGCTGGCCCCCAGCCTGGTGGTGGCAGGGTTCTCTGCCCACAGGGAGGTGGCCCTCTTCTGCTCTACTCACTGGGGCCTGGCCTTGCT CACCTGGGCTCCTGCCAGGTACCCCAGTGCCCCTGGCGGCCAGCTTCAAACTCTTCACCCCACACTCCCATTCCTGTCTTCCGGCTCTTCTCGGTAT AGCTGGCTGCGTCCCCCAAGGCACCATGGGTCTGGCTGCCTCACCCAG GCGGGATCTCGGAGAGTGGCACACTTGGCGGGGCTGCTGTGCGTGGGGCTTGGGCTCTCCCCGAGGCTGGCCCAGCTCCTCACCGCCATCCCACTGCCTGTGCTTG GTGGGGTACTTGGGGTGACCCAGGCCGTGGTTCTGTCTACTGGATTCTCCAGCTTCCACCTGGCTGACATTGACTCTGGGCGGAATGTCTTCATTGTTGGCTTCTCCATCTTCATGGCCCTGCTGCTGCCAAGATGGCTTCGGGAGGCCCCGGTCCTGATGAGcacag GCTGGAGCCCCTTGGATGTGCTACTGCGCTCGCTGCTCACAGAGCCCATCTTCCTGGCAGGACTTTTGGGCTTCCTCTTAGAGAACACCATTCCCG GTACAAGACTTGAGCGAGGCCTAGGTCAAGGGATGCCATCTCCTTTTGCTGCCCCAAAGGCTCAGATGCCTGAGAAGTCCAGGGAGAAGGGTGCCAAAGAGTACGAGCTTCCTTTCCCCATCCAAAAGTTGCATCCCTGCATCCCCCAGCCCCTCCGTTGCCTCTGCCCGCTGCCTGAAGATCCTGGGAATGAGGAAGGAGGGCCCTCTGAGCCAGGAGAGACAGCCGACTTGTTGCCTGGCTTTGGGGAGCAGTGTCCTGAGTCTAGCAGAGAACTTGGGTCCCAGTGA
- the SLC23A3 gene encoding solute carrier family 23 member 3 isoform X2: MSRSPHHPIQLRSMDLQDALAPLPLSSSPLPSPLPPPQSAVQNPSSHLWASQCGPPPWGLSCLLALQHILVLASLLCASHLLLLQGLPPGELSSSPAQLLASSFFSCGVSTILQIWIGSRLPLVQAPSLEFLVPALVLTQKLPLAIQTPGNWRWPSSALLTGAWPCCTLILLVVVCSQHLGSCQVPQCPWRPASNSSPHTPIPVFRLFSVLVPVACVWIISALLGLHLIPLELAASPKAPWVWLPHPAEWTWPLLTPRALAAGISMALAASTSSLGCYALCGRLLQLPSPPPHACSRGLSLEGLGSVLAGMLGSPMGTASSFPNVGTVSLIQAGSRRVAHLAGLLCVGLGLSPRLAQLLTAIPLPVLGGVLGVTQAVVLSTGFSSFHLADIDSGRNVFIVGFSIFMALLLPRWLREAPVLMSTGWSPLDVLLRSLLTEPIFLAGLLGFLLENTIPGTRLERGLGQGMPSPFAAPKAQMPEKSREKGAKEYELPFPIQKLHPCIPQPLRCLCPLPEDPGNEEGGPSEPGETADLLPGFGEQCPESSRELGSQ, translated from the exons ATGAGCCGATCACCCCACCATCCTATCCAACTCCGATCCATGGACCTGCAGGATGCCCTGGCTCCTCTGCCGTTGTCGTCATCACCACTGCCATCACCGCTGCCGCCACCACAGTCTGCTGTTCAAAATCCCTCCTCTCACCTTTGGGCTTCTCAGTGTGGGCCTCCTCCCTGGGGCCTCAGCTGTCTTCTGGCTCTGCAG CATATCTTGGTCCTGGCTTCTCTGCTCTGTgcctcccacctgctcctgctTCAAGGACTCCCGCCAGGAGAgctctcttcctcccctgcccaGCTCTTGGCCTCCAGCTTCTTTTCCTGTGGTGTGTCTACCATCCTGCAAATTTGGATCGGCAGCAG GCTGCCTCTTGTCCAGGCTCCATCCTTAGAGTTCCTTGTCCCTGCTCTGGTGCTGACCCAGAAGCTACCTCTGGCCATCCAGACCCCTGGAAACt GGAGGTGGCCCTCTTCTGCTCTACTCACTGGGGCCTGGCCTTGCTGTAC GCTTATCCTGCTCGTGGTGGTCTGTTCTCAGCACCTGGGCTCCTGCCAGGTACCCCAGTGCCCCTGGCGGCCAGCTTCAAACTCTTCACCCCACACTCCCATTCCTGTCTTCCGGCTCTTCTCG GTACTGGTGCCGGTGGCCTGTGTGTGGATCATCTCTGCCCTTCTGGGGCTGCACCTCATCCCTCTAGAGCTGGCTGCGTCCCCCAAGGCACCATGGGTCTGGCTGCCTCACCCAG ctGAGTGGACCTGGCCCTTGCTGACACCCAGGGCTCTGGCTGCAGGCATCTCCATGGCTTTGGCAGCCTCCACCAGCTCCCTGGGCTGCTATGCCCTGTGTGGCCGGCTGTTGCAATTGCCTTCGCCCCCTCCACATGCGTGCAGTCGAGGGCTGAGCCTGGAGGGTCTGGGTAGTGTGCTGGCCGGGAtgttggggagcccaatgggcaCTGCATCCAGCTTCCCCAACGTGGGCACAGTGAGTCTTATCCag GCGGGATCTCGGAGAGTGGCACACTTGGCGGGGCTGCTGTGCGTGGGGCTTGGGCTCTCCCCGAGGCTGGCCCAGCTCCTCACCGCCATCCCACTGCCTGTGCTTG GTGGGGTACTTGGGGTGACCCAGGCCGTGGTTCTGTCTACTGGATTCTCCAGCTTCCACCTGGCTGACATTGACTCTGGGCGGAATGTCTTCATTGTTGGCTTCTCCATCTTCATGGCCCTGCTGCTGCCAAGATGGCTTCGGGAGGCCCCGGTCCTGATGAGcacag GCTGGAGCCCCTTGGATGTGCTACTGCGCTCGCTGCTCACAGAGCCCATCTTCCTGGCAGGACTTTTGGGCTTCCTCTTAGAGAACACCATTCCCG GTACAAGACTTGAGCGAGGCCTAGGTCAAGGGATGCCATCTCCTTTTGCTGCCCCAAAGGCTCAGATGCCTGAGAAGTCCAGGGAGAAGGGTGCCAAAGAGTACGAGCTTCCTTTCCCCATCCAAAAGTTGCATCCCTGCATCCCCCAGCCCCTCCGTTGCCTCTGCCCGCTGCCTGAAGATCCTGGGAATGAGGAAGGAGGGCCCTCTGAGCCAGGAGAGACAGCCGACTTGTTGCCTGGCTTTGGGGAGCAGTGTCCTGAGTCTAGCAGAGAACTTGGGTCCCAGTGA
- the SLC23A3 gene encoding solute carrier family 23 member 3 isoform X1, with protein MSRSPHHPIQLRSMDLQDALAPLPLSSSPLPSPLPPPQSAVQNPSSHLWASQCGPPPWGLSCLLALQHILVLASLLCASHLLLLQGLPPGELSSSPAQLLASSFFSCGVSTILQIWIGSRLPLVQAPSLEFLVPALVLTQKLPLAIQTPGNSSLVLRRCGGPGCPGLALWNTSLREVSGAVVVSGLLQGTLGLLGGPGHLFPHCGPLVLAPSLVVAGFSAHREVALFCSTHWGLALLLILLVVVCSQHLGSCQVPQCPWRPASNSSPHTPIPVFRLFSVLVPVACVWIISALLGLHLIPLELAASPKAPWVWLPHPAEWTWPLLTPRALAAGISMALAASTSSLGCYALCGRLLQLPSPPPHACSRGLSLEGLGSVLAGMLGSPMGTASSFPNVGTVSLIQAGSRRVAHLAGLLCVGLGLSPRLAQLLTAIPLPVLGGVLGVTQAVVLSTGFSSFHLADIDSGRNVFIVGFSIFMALLLPRWLREAPVLMSTGWSPLDVLLRSLLTEPIFLAGLLGFLLENTIPGTRLERGLGQGMPSPFAAPKAQMPEKSREKGAKEYELPFPIQKLHPCIPQPLRCLCPLPEDPGNEEGGPSEPGETADLLPGFGEQCPESSRELGSQ; from the exons ATGAGCCGATCACCCCACCATCCTATCCAACTCCGATCCATGGACCTGCAGGATGCCCTGGCTCCTCTGCCGTTGTCGTCATCACCACTGCCATCACCGCTGCCGCCACCACAGTCTGCTGTTCAAAATCCCTCCTCTCACCTTTGGGCTTCTCAGTGTGGGCCTCCTCCCTGGGGCCTCAGCTGTCTTCTGGCTCTGCAG CATATCTTGGTCCTGGCTTCTCTGCTCTGTgcctcccacctgctcctgctTCAAGGACTCCCGCCAGGAGAgctctcttcctcccctgcccaGCTCTTGGCCTCCAGCTTCTTTTCCTGTGGTGTGTCTACCATCCTGCAAATTTGGATCGGCAGCAG GCTGCCTCTTGTCCAGGCTCCATCCTTAGAGTTCCTTGTCCCTGCTCTGGTGCTGACCCAGAAGCTACCTCTGGCCATCCAGACCCCTGGAAACt CCTCCCTTGTGCTGCGCCGGTGTGGGGGGCCTGGCTGCCCTGGCCTGGCGCTCTGGAACACTTCTCTCCGAGAG GTGTCCGGGGCTGTGGTGGTATCTGGGCTGCTGCAGGGCACGCTGGGGCTGTTGGGGGGTCCTGGCCACTTGTTCCCCCACTGTGGGCCCCTGGTGCTGGCCCCCAGCCTGGTGGTGGCAGGGTTCTCTGCCCACAGGGAGGTGGCCCTCTTCTGCTCTACTCACTGGGGCCTGGCCTTGCT GCTTATCCTGCTCGTGGTGGTCTGTTCTCAGCACCTGGGCTCCTGCCAGGTACCCCAGTGCCCCTGGCGGCCAGCTTCAAACTCTTCACCCCACACTCCCATTCCTGTCTTCCGGCTCTTCTCG GTACTGGTGCCGGTGGCCTGTGTGTGGATCATCTCTGCCCTTCTGGGGCTGCACCTCATCCCTCTAGAGCTGGCTGCGTCCCCCAAGGCACCATGGGTCTGGCTGCCTCACCCAG ctGAGTGGACCTGGCCCTTGCTGACACCCAGGGCTCTGGCTGCAGGCATCTCCATGGCTTTGGCAGCCTCCACCAGCTCCCTGGGCTGCTATGCCCTGTGTGGCCGGCTGTTGCAATTGCCTTCGCCCCCTCCACATGCGTGCAGTCGAGGGCTGAGCCTGGAGGGTCTGGGTAGTGTGCTGGCCGGGAtgttggggagcccaatgggcaCTGCATCCAGCTTCCCCAACGTGGGCACAGTGAGTCTTATCCag GCGGGATCTCGGAGAGTGGCACACTTGGCGGGGCTGCTGTGCGTGGGGCTTGGGCTCTCCCCGAGGCTGGCCCAGCTCCTCACCGCCATCCCACTGCCTGTGCTTG GTGGGGTACTTGGGGTGACCCAGGCCGTGGTTCTGTCTACTGGATTCTCCAGCTTCCACCTGGCTGACATTGACTCTGGGCGGAATGTCTTCATTGTTGGCTTCTCCATCTTCATGGCCCTGCTGCTGCCAAGATGGCTTCGGGAGGCCCCGGTCCTGATGAGcacag GCTGGAGCCCCTTGGATGTGCTACTGCGCTCGCTGCTCACAGAGCCCATCTTCCTGGCAGGACTTTTGGGCTTCCTCTTAGAGAACACCATTCCCG GTACAAGACTTGAGCGAGGCCTAGGTCAAGGGATGCCATCTCCTTTTGCTGCCCCAAAGGCTCAGATGCCTGAGAAGTCCAGGGAGAAGGGTGCCAAAGAGTACGAGCTTCCTTTCCCCATCCAAAAGTTGCATCCCTGCATCCCCCAGCCCCTCCGTTGCCTCTGCCCGCTGCCTGAAGATCCTGGGAATGAGGAAGGAGGGCCCTCTGAGCCAGGAGAGACAGCCGACTTGTTGCCTGGCTTTGGGGAGCAGTGTCCTGAGTCTAGCAGAGAACTTGGGTCCCAGTGA
- the CNPPD1 gene encoding protein CNPPD1, translating to MDLAGLLRDEEGTFCLTGFQDFTFLPGHQKLSARIRRRLYYGWDWEADCSLEELSSPVADIAVELLQKAAPSPIRRLQKKYVAHVSREACISPCAMMLALVYIERLRHRNPGYLQHVSSSDLFLISMMVASKYLYDEGEEEEVFNDEWGAAGGVAVPTLNALERGFLSAMDWRLYTDPREIFEVLSWLESCVAEQQGRRRGWYTYTDLCVLLEQPAWQLALGSLCQRLAKLSCLLAMAYVSSVALAVASVAVIHQSLGLSCSPSPGPPDLGLVSRCLLEPCLPSSVPQCLPRPVNVSSCLEGDTGLRSLWGSLLASLTPPPLPPPDPPAPPTLLHNCPLCQKLQRETPSCHACHHSNHTVPTGPPNPGYHSRNLAPPWPWSPMPPLLPQPQQCSLFSVMELARLKSFIFPG from the exons ATGGACCTGGCCGGGCTCCTGCGGGACGAAGAAGGCACCTTCTGCCTCACCGGCTTCCAGGACTTCACG TTCCTCCCAGGACACCAGAAACTGAGTGCTCGGATCCGAAGGAGACTCTACTATGGCTGGGACTGGGAAGCTGACTGCAGCTTGGAGGAGCTCTCCAGCCCCGTGGCAG ACATTGCTGTGGAACTGCTCCAGAAGGCAGCCCCCAGCCCTATTCGTCGACTCCAGAAGAAATACGTAGCTCATGTGTCCAG GGAGGCGTGCATCTCCCCATGTGCTATGATGCTTGCCCTGGTGTACATTGAGCGGCTCCGGCATCGAAACCCAGGCTACCTACAGCACGTGTCATCCTCTGACTTGTTCCTGATCTCCATG ATGGTGGCCAGTAAGTACCTCTATgatgaaggggaggaggaggaggtcttCAACGATGAATGGGGAGCGGCAGGGGGCGTGGCCGTGCCCACTCTCAACGCCCTGGAGCGTGGCTTCCTGAGTGCCATG GATTGGCGTCTCTATACTGATCCTCGGGAGATCTTTGAGGTGCTGAGCTGGCTGGAGAGCTG TGTGGCTGAGCAGCAGGGACGGCGGCGGGGCTGGTATACCTACACAGACCTGTGTGTGCTGCTGGAGCAGCCGGCCTGGCAGTTGGCCCTGGGCTCCCTCTGCCAGCGCCTGGCAAAG CTGTCCTGCCTGTTGGCTATGGCATATGTGAGCAGTGTGGCCCTGGCGGTGGCGTCGGTGGCCGTAATTCATCAGTCCTTGGGGCTGtcctgcagcccctccccaggcccccccgACCTTGGACTGGTCTCCAGGTGCCTCTTGGAACCCTGCCTACCTTCTTCTGTGCCACAGTGCCTGCCGCGTCCTGTTAATGTCTCCAGCTGCCTAGAAGGCGACACAGGGCTGCGTTCACTCTGGGGCAGTCTTCTGGCTTCACTGACACCTCCACCATTGCCTCCCCCAgaccctcctgcccctcccactctgcTCCATAACTGTCCCCTCTGCCAGAAGCTCCAGAGAGAAACCCCAAGCTGCCACGCCTGCCACCACTCCAACCATACAGTCCCCACTGGGCCCCCCAACCCTGGGTACCACTCCCGTAACCTGGCTCCCCCCTGGCCCTGGAGCCCAatgccccctctgctcccccagccccagcagtgTTCCCTTTTCAGTGTCATGGAGCTAGCCCGTCTCAAGTCTTTCATTTTCCCAGGCTAG
- the RETREG2 gene encoding reticulophagy regulator 2: MASGGGGGGGSTGAGGGPGLGLSLGLGLGLSLGMGEASGEAEEEAATAEAVGRLATTLWLRLRGWEAVLAAAQRLLVWEKPLHSLVTAAALNGLFWLLSSSSLRPFFLLSVSLLAYFLLDLWQPRFFPDLSASSPEEPHSDSEGAGSGARPHLLSVPELCRYLAESWLTFQIHLQELLQYKRQNPAQFCARVCSGCAVLAVLGHYVPGIMISYIVLLSILLWPLVVYHELIQRMYTRLEPLLMQLDYSMKAEADALHHKHDKKKRQGKNAPPGGDEPLAETESESEAELAGFSPVVDVKKTALALAITDSELSDEEASILESGGFSVSRATTPQLTDVSEDLDQQSLPSEPEEALSRELGEGEETEPAPPEDLLGPPQALSRQDLDSEEEEEDVVAKETLLRLSSPLHFVNTHFNGAGSPTDGVQLSPGGPVETLSPEAVSGDLTTAPSTLSPLLCLAESDPAPSPSPSMLPPLPQDLPQPLPAPEEEEALTTEDFELLDQGELEQLNAELGLGPETSSESPDAPPPPSLGPDTLSLVQSDQEAQAVAEP; this comes from the exons ATggcgagcggcggcggcggcggcggcgggagcaccggcgcggggggcggcccggggctgGGCCTGAGCCTCGGGCTGGGCCTGGGTCTGAGCCTGGGCATGGGGGAGGCCAGCGGCgaggcggaggaggaggcggcCACGGCCGAGGCGGTGGGACGCCTGGCCACGACGCTGTGGCTGCGGCTCCGCGGCTGGGAGGCGGTGCTGGCGGCGGCGCAGCGGCTGCTGGTGTGGGAGAAGCCGCTGCACAGCCTGGTCACGGCGGCCGCGCTCAACGGCCTCTTCTG GTTGCTCTCTTCGTCGTCCCTCCGGCCTTTCTTCCTACTCAGCGTCTCACTTTTGGCCTATTTTCTGCTGGATCTCTGGCAGCCTCGCTTCTTCCCGGACCTCTCGG CATCATCCCCAGAGGAGCCACACTCTGACAG TGAGGGTGCGGGGTCAGGCGCCCGGCCGCACCTGCTGAGTGTGCCCGAGTTGTGCAGATACCTGGCTGAGAGCTGGCTCACCTTCCAGATTCACCTGCAGGAGCTGCTGCAGTACAAGAGGCAGAATCCAGCTCAG TTTTGTGCTCGAGTTTGTTCTGGCTGTGCTGTGCTGGCTGTGCTGGGACACTACGTTCCGGGGATTATGATTTCCTACATTGTCT TGCTGAGTATCCTGTTGTGGCCCCTGGTGGTTTATCATGAGCTGATCCAGAGGATGTACACTCGCCTGGAGCCCCTGCTCATGCAGCTGGACTACAGCATGAAAGCAGAAGCTGATGCCCTGCATCACAAACATGACAAGAAGA AGCGGCAGGGGAAGAATGCACCCCCCGGAGGTGATGAGCCACTGGCAGAGACCGAGAGTGAAAGTGAAGCAGAACTGGCTGGCTTCTCCCCGGTG GTGGATGTGAAGAAAACAGCCTTGGCTTTGGCCATTACAGACTCAGAGCTGTCAGATGAGGAGGCTTCTATCTTGGAGAGTGGTGGCTTCTCTGTGTCCCGGGCCACGACTCCACAACTAACTGATGTCTCCGAGG ATTTGGACCAGCAGAGCCTGCCAAGTGAGCCAGAGGAGGCCCTGAGTCGGGAgctgggagaaggagaggagaccGAGCCGGCCCCCCCCGAAGACCTGCTGGGCCCCCCTCAGGCCCTCTCAAGGCAAGACCTAGACtcggaagaggaggaggaagatgtgGTAGCCAAGGAAACCTTGCTTCGGCTCTCGTCCCCCCTTCACTTTGTGAACACGCACTTCAATGGGGCGGGCTCTCCCACAGATGGAGTGCAGCTGTCCCCGGGAGGACCAGTGGAGACACTGAGCCCAGAGGCAGTGAGTGGTGACCTCACCACTGCACCGAGCACCCTGTCACCCCTACTTTGCCTTGCTGAGAGTgacccagccccctccccctccccctccatgctcccccctctcccccaagacttgccccagcccctgcctgcccccgaGGAAGAAGAGGCACTCACCACGGAGGACTTCGAATTGCTGGATCAGGGGGAGCTGGAACAGCTGAATGCCGAGCTGGGGTTGGGGCCAGAGACATCCTCAGAGTCCCCCGatgccccaccccctccatccctGGGGCCCGACACCCTGTCTCTGGTACAGTCAGACCAGGAGGCTCAGGCCGTGGCAGAGCCATGA